TACGCGATCATCTCGCGCGCGACCTTCGCGTCCTTCGCGACCACCGGGAGCATGGGCACGCCGGCCGCGGCGTAGTCGTTGCGGAACTTCATCGACAGCGGCCAGTAGTGCGGCGGCGTCCAGAAGAAGATGACGCCGAACAGCACGAGGGGCGTCCACGAGACGCCGCCGGTGACGGCGGACCAGCCGATGAGCACGGGCATGCAGCCCGCGGCGCCGCCCCACACGATGTTCTGCGGGGTGCGGCGCTTGAGGATCATCGTGTAGCCGACGACGTAGATGAGGATCGCCGCGGCCGTGAGCCACGCGGACGCCGGGTTCACGACGAACCAGAGCCACGTGAGCGACCCGACCCCGAGCGCGAGCCCGAAGATCAGCGCCGCGCGCGGGCTGATCTCCCCCGTCGCCGTCGGGCGGCGCTTCGTGCGGTTCATCACCTGGTCGATGTCACGGTCCAGGTAGCAGTTGAGGACGTTGGCCGAGCCGGCCGCCGCGGCACCGCCGACGAGCGTCGCGAGCACGAGCCCGAGGCTCGGGAAGCCGCCCTGCGCCAGGATCATCGTCGGCAGCGTGGTGACGAGCAGGAGCTCGATCACGCGCGGCTTGGTGAGCGCGAGGTACGCGGCGAGCACGCGGCGGACGCGAGCGGTGCGGGTCGTGGGCGTCGTCGACGCGGTGGCCGTGGGCGCCGCCGTCAGGTGCGCACGCGGGGTCGGCGAGGCCGACGCTCCGGCGTCGTCGACTGACAGTGGGCTGCTGAGGCGCACGCGCTGCGGTTCCGTTCCTGGTCCAGCTGGGGTTGTCGCGCTGCCATGCTACGGCCTGGACCAAGGTCCCGGGTGGCGGCAGCGCCCGGGACGGGGGTGCGCGTGGTGTGAGATCGGTCGCTGCGGCAACCGGCGGATTGCGCTTTCCCGTGCCGTGGGCACCGTGACGTCCGAGGGCCGCGTGAGATATAGGCTCGACGCGCAGGGACCGACGACCGTCTCCCCCGGGACGGGTCGTGGTCCGGCGGCACCCCGGCAGAGGGTGCGCAACCAGTACGTCGGAGACGACACCCGGCCGCCGGTGCGGGTGGGAATGAGGTGCGGTGAACGCGAAGGCCCCCCTGGCGGAGACTGTCGGCTGGACCGACCTGGACCTGCGAGCCGTCGACACGGTCCGCGTCCTGGCCGCGGACGCCGTCGAGAAGGTCGGCAACGGCCACCCCGGCACCGCGATCAGCCTCGCGCCCGCGGCCTACCTGCTGTACCAGAACGTGCTCCGGCACGACCCGACCGACCCGCACTGGCTCGGCCGCGACCGCTTCGTCCTGTCGGCCGGCCACTCGGCGCTCACGCAGTACATCCAGCTCTACCTCGGCGGGTTCGGTCTCGAGATCGAGGACCTCCAGGCGCTGCGCACCTGGGGCTCCAAGACGCCCGGCCACCCCGAGTACCGGCACACCGCCGGCGTCGAGATCACGACCGGGCCGCTCGGCCAGGGCCTCGCGTCCGCCGTCGGCTTCGCGATGGCGCAGCGGCGCGAGCGCAACCTGCTCGACCCCGACGCCGCGCCCGGGACC
The sequence above is a segment of the Cellulomonas fimi genome. Coding sequences within it:
- a CDS encoding heme o synthase, translating into MLAAYLALTKPRVIELLLVTTLPTMILAQGGFPSLGLVLATLVGGAAAAGSANVLNCYLDRDIDQVMNRTKRRPTATGEISPRAALIFGLALGVGSLTWLWFVVNPASAWLTAAAILIYVVGYTMILKRRTPQNIVWGGAAGCMPVLIGWSAVTGGVSWTPLVLFGVIFFWTPPHYWPLSMKFRNDYAAAGVPMLPVVAKDAKVAREMIAYTIAMIACTLVLVPVAGMTWVYAVVAAGLGAWFLWSCVTLLRRANDPARGKLRAMTVFHGSITYLTLLSVAIAVDVFLPF